The Toxorhynchites rutilus septentrionalis strain SRP chromosome 1, ASM2978413v1, whole genome shotgun sequence genome contains the following window.
GGTACGGCTCAGTTGGGGACGACCCTGCCGAATAACACCAACGCCTCCGGAACGCCGGTACCGGTCACCTCCCGGCTGAAAGGATGCCGTGATTCTTGCTGTTCGGAGCTGGCCCAAAAAGTTGTATTTGCTTCAGATGATGGGAGTGTGATGTCAACTTAAATGGATTCTTTTATTTTCAGATGTACTTTGGAGTATGTGTCACGATTTTGGTGACGGCCTCCTGGGTCGGAGCGACCCACTGTATCAAATTTCTATACCTGCAGAGGAATGCATACGCCTCCACACTACCACCACACCTGACGGCCCTGATTACCGACAACGAGAGTCCGATCACCCCGGACACCAACACATCCGTCATGATTGTGCACGGGTTCGGCCCAACGACCTCCTTTATGCCATCCACCACCAAACCGATCGTGACGTCGGATCACGGCGGTCCACCCCTATCTACCCACATCTTCAATGCGCCCTTCTTCGCTTCTTGGTTCTGCACGAACTTTGCCATCCTGTTCTTCCCCATCTACATCCTGGGTCGGGTTGCGATTAAACGGTGTGATGGAACCAGCGAGGTGCTGGGAGAAATTCTGCGGGGTTTCCGGGACCGAGGCTTCACCATAGGGCGGTTCCTGAACCGCTGTCTGTCCTTCTGTATGCTGTGGCTGCTGACGACGTATCTGTACGCGCTGTCGCTGAAGGCCCTGCTGGCTACCGACGTGATGGCACTGTTCGCGACCAACGTGGCGTGCGTCTATCTGCTGGCCTGGGTTATACTGCAGGAGCAGTTCGTGGGAGTGAGGGTAAGTGTTCTGATGGCTTCCCGTTGAAGAACGCACAAGTCTAACGGTAATGAACTTATAGATCGTGGCCGTCATCTTATGTGACACGGGAATCGCCCTGCTGGCCTACATGGATGGTATTACGGGTAGCCCAACGCTGGGCGGAGTGGTTCTAGCTGCACTGGCTGCCGCCGGGTATGCAGTTTTCAAGGTATCACATTCCATGGCTGCTTCCGGTCATTCATAGTTGACGGGTTGTTATATTTCTTCTCTGCTGCCCAGGTGATGT
Protein-coding sequences here:
- the LOC129763585 gene encoding putative thiamine transporter SLC35F3 isoform X6; the protein is MIDNIMTRDSEIPAIFNPKRVRAPSVVVTGDSPNGPFGGFTNNVPQIMHSDSVTSSQHDGQDSLIGVTVTGTGGCDTPTSGTAQLGTTLPNNTNASGTPVPVTSRLKGCRDSCCSELAQKMYFGVCVTILVTASWVGATHCIKFLYLQRNAYASTLPPHLTALITDNESPITPDTNTSVMIVHGFGPTTSFMPSTTKPIVTSDHGGPPLSTHIFNAPFFASWFCTNFAILFFPIYILGRVAIKRCDGTSEVLGEILRGFRDRGFTIGRFLNRCLSFCMLWLLTTYLYALSLKALLATDVMALFATNVACVYLLAWVILQEQFVGVRIVAVILCDTGIALLAYMDGITGSPTLGGVVLAALAAAGYAVFKVMFRKVMGDPPVGQIAFTFSIIGFLNAAILWPVCIALYFTGAEMMPWETLPWIVLLMASILLLVFHILTQFSSAVTYNMFVTLGLITAVPVSAALDIVLYGAHFAGMKLAGIILIAVGFFLVMFPDNWPDYITRLLRKTGRALLRNQCCCDSADNDYENSKYHLVGTQREIHCKRDGAGILEAELHLNIATSSTIGRATFDRIFALPLAG
- the LOC129763585 gene encoding putative thiamine transporter SLC35F3 isoform X7, with the protein product MIDNIMTRDSEIPAIFNPKRVRAPSVVVTGDSPNGPFGGFTNNVPQIMHSDSVTSSQHDGQDSLIGVTVTGTGGCDTPTSGTAQLGTTLPNNTNASGTPVPVTSRLKGCRDSCCSELAQKMYFGVCVTILVTASWVGATHCIKFLYLQRNAYASTLPPHLTALITDNESPITPDTNTSVMIVHGFGPTTSFMPSTTKPIVTSDHGGPPLSTHIFNAPFFASWFCTNFAILFFPIYILGRVAIKRCDGTSEVLGEILRGFRDRGFTIGRFLNRCLSFCMLWLLTTYLYALSLKALLATDVMALFATNVACVYLLAWVILQEQFVGVRIVAVILCDTGIALLAYMDGITGSPTLGGVVLAALAAAGYAVFKVMFRKVMGDPPVGQIAFTFSIIGFLNAAILWPVCIALYFTGAEMMPWETLPWIVLLMASILLLVFHILTQFSSAVTYNMFVTLGLITAVPVSAALDIVLYGAHFAGMKLAGIILIAVGFFLVMFPDNWPDYITRLLRNIILLGHNARWGRHPRSGTPSQHRDVIDYRTGYIRSHLRSPSGRVR
- the LOC129763585 gene encoding putative thiamine transporter SLC35F3 isoform X9, yielding MIDNIMTRDSEIPAIFNPKRVRAPSVVVTGDSPNGPFGGFTNNVPQIMHSDSVTSSQHDGQDSLIGVTVTGTGGCDTPTSGTAQLGTTLPNNTNASGTPVPVTSRLKGCRDSCCSELAQKMYFGVCVTILVTASWVGATHCIKFLYLQRNAYASTLPPHLTALITDNESPITPDTNTSVMIVHGFGPTTSFMPSTTKPIVTSDHGGPPLSTHIFNAPFFASWFCTNFAILFFPIYILGRVAIKRCDGTSEVLGEILRGFRDRGFTIGRFLNRCLSFCMLWLLTTYLYALSLKALLATDVMALFATNVACVYLLAWVILQEQFVGVRIVAVILCDTGIALLAYMDGITGSPTLGGVVLAALAAAGYAVFKVMFRKVMGDPPVGQIAFTFSIIGFLNAAILWPVCIALYFTGAEMMPWETLPWIVLLMASILLLVFHILTQFSSAVTYNMFVTLGLITAVPVSAALDIVLYGAHFAGMKLAGIILIAVGFFLVMFPDNWPDYITRLLRWGRHPRSGTPSQHRDVIDYRTGYIRSHLRSPSGRVR
- the LOC129763585 gene encoding putative thiamine transporter SLC35F3 isoform X8 codes for the protein MIDNIMTRDSEIPAIFNPKRVRAPSVVVTGDSPNGPFGGFTNNVPQIMHSDSVTSSQHDGQDSLIGVTVTGTGGCDTPTSGTAQLGTTLPNNTNASGTPVPVTSRLKGCRDSCCSELAQKMYFGVCVTILVTASWVGATHCIKFLYLQRNAYASTLPPHLTALITDNESPITPDTNTSVMIVHGFGPTTSFMPSTTKPIVTSDHGGPPLSTHIFNAPFFASWFCTNFAILFFPIYILGRVAIKRCDGTSEVLGEILRGFRDRGFTIGRFLNRCLSFCMLWLLTTYLYALSLKALLATDVMALFATNVACVYLLAWVILQEQFVGVRIVAVILCDTGIALLAYMDGITGSPTLGGVVLAALAAAGYAVFKVMFRKVMGDPPVGQIAFTFSIIGFLNAAILWPVCIALYFTGAEMMPWETLPWIVLLMASILLLVFHILTQFSSAVTYNMFVTLGLITAVPVSAALDIVLYGAHFAGMKLAGIILIAVGFFLVMFPDNWPDYITRLLRKTGRALLRNQCCCDSADNDYENSKYHLVGTQRESAGVL
- the LOC129763585 gene encoding putative thiamine transporter SLC35F3 isoform X12 → MIDNIMTRDSEIPAIFNPKRVRAPSVVVTGDSPNGPFGGFTNNVPQIMHSDSVTSSQHDGQDSLIGVTVTGTGGCDTPTSGTAQLGTTLPNNTNASGTPVPVTSRLKGCRDSCCSELAQKMYFGVCVTILVTASWVGATHCIKFLYLQRNAYASTLPPHLTALITDNESPITPDTNTSVMIVHGFGPTTSFMPSTTKPIVTSDHGGPPLSTHIFNAPFFASWFCTNFAILFFPIYILGRVAIKRCDGTSEVLGEILRGFRDRGFTIGRFLNRCLSFCMLWLLTTYLYALSLKALLATDVMALFATNVACVYLLAWVILQEQFVGVRIVAVILCDTGIALLAYMDGITGSPTLGGVVLAALAAAGYAVFKVMFRKVMGDPPVGQIAFTFSIIGFLNAAILWPVCIALYFTGAEMMPWETLPWIVLLMASILLLVFHILTQFSSAVTYNMFVTLGLITAVPVSAALDIVLYGAHFAGMKLAGIILIAVGFFLVMFPDNWPDYITRLLRNIILLGHNARYTAKESQF
- the LOC129763585 gene encoding putative thiamine transporter SLC35F3 isoform X11, translated to MIDNIMTRDSEIPAIFNPKRVRAPSVVVTGDSPNGPFGGFTNNVPQIMHSDSVTSSQHDGQDSLIGVTVTGTGGCDTPTSGTAQLGTTLPNNTNASGTPVPVTSRLKGCRDSCCSELAQKMYFGVCVTILVTASWVGATHCIKFLYLQRNAYASTLPPHLTALITDNESPITPDTNTSVMIVHGFGPTTSFMPSTTKPIVTSDHGGPPLSTHIFNAPFFASWFCTNFAILFFPIYILGRVAIKRCDGTSEVLGEILRGFRDRGFTIGRFLNRCLSFCMLWLLTTYLYALSLKALLATDVMALFATNVACVYLLAWVILQEQFVGVRIVAVILCDTGIALLAYMDGITGSPTLGGVVLAALAAAGYAVFKVMFRKVMGDPPVGQIAFTFSIIGFLNAAILWPVCIALYFTGAEMMPWETLPWIVLLMASILLLVFHILTQFSSAVTYNMFVTLGLITAVPVSAALDIVLYGAHFAGMKLAGIILIAVGFFLVMFPDNWPDYITRLLSRPVFCRRDIVMASPTSTTR
- the LOC129763585 gene encoding putative thiamine transporter SLC35F3 isoform X10 — translated: MIDNIMTRDSEIPAIFNPKRVRAPSVVVTGDSPNGPFGGFTNNVPQIMHSDSVTSSQHDGQDSLIGVTVTGTGGCDTPTSGTAQLGTTLPNNTNASGTPVPVTSRLKGCRDSCCSELAQKMYFGVCVTILVTASWVGATHCIKFLYLQRNAYASTLPPHLTALITDNESPITPDTNTSVMIVHGFGPTTSFMPSTTKPIVTSDHGGPPLSTHIFNAPFFASWFCTNFAILFFPIYILGRVAIKRCDGTSEVLGEILRGFRDRGFTIGRFLNRCLSFCMLWLLTTYLYALSLKALLATDVMALFATNVACVYLLAWVILQEQFVGVRIVAVILCDTGIALLAYMDGITGSPTLGGVVLAALAAAGYAVFKVMFRKVMGDPPVGQIAFTFSIIGFLNAAILWPVCIALYFTGAEMMPWETLPWIVLLMASILLLVFHILTQFSSAVTYNMFVTLGLITAVPVSAALDIVLYGAHFAGMKLAGIILIAVGFFLVMFPDNWPDYITRLLRNIILLGHNASRPVFCRRDIVMASPTSTTR